In Hippoglossus hippoglossus isolate fHipHip1 chromosome 11, fHipHip1.pri, whole genome shotgun sequence, the sequence GGCCCCCTCCCCGGGGGAACTCAGAAGGGAGACGTCTACAGCTTTGGGGTCATCCTGCAGGAAGTGGCTCTGTTGAGAGGAGTCTTCTACCTCGACACTCAAACCCTCAATcctaaaggtcagaggtcgtcagGAGACAAGTCCAACACTAACTgatggatagatgaatagatcgatggatagatagatagcacCCTCCAGTGGACACTATGTTTATAACAGAGCGGAGGATGAAGAACAGAGGCTGGTTCATATTATTCAGAGTAAActgatcagcagcagctccgacTACTACTTACTAAATACTGTATCCTAAAATACTccatgtatgtatatatatatatatatatgaattattattattattatacattacaGATGTAtgactgtcccccccccccccagagatCATCCAGGCGGTGATTCGGGGTGGTGCCCCCCCCCTGCGtccctccctctgcttccaCAGTCACAGCGAGGAGCTCGGAGTCCTGATGCACCGCTGCTGGAGCGAAGAGCTGAGCGAGCGGCCGGACTTCAGCACCATCAAGATCCTGCTGGGGAAAcaacacaggtgtgtgtgtcagatactgtgtgtgtgtgtgtgtgtgtgtgtgtgtgtgtgtgtgtgtctgtgtgtgtgtgtcagatacAAGAGAACCAGTTTGAAACATCCTCCCTGCTCTGCTTCATTCAGCTGAGAGATGAAACTCTCCTcttcagagaggagaagaaaaaccaCTCCCCTCCCCCTCAGGTGTCCCTAATAAAGTGACTGTTTTAtatgtgaaaacaacaaactctGTAGCCTCTTTATGTGTTAgaccagaaaacacacacacacacacacacacacacaaactgctccTGTCTTGATCTAACTGAGGCCATCTGTTGCCGGCGgcaacagatgtgtgtgtgtctgtgtgtgtgtgtgtgtgtgtgtgtctgtgtgtgtctgtgtgtgtgtgtgtctgtgtgtgtgtctgtgtttgttgtataTTCAAACACACCTGTCTTGTCTGTAGAGGTTATGGTTCCAACATCCTGGACAACCTTCTGTCTCGGATGGAGCAGTACGCCAAcaacctggaggagctggtggaggagagaaCGCAGGCGTACCACGAGGAGAAACGCAAGGCTGAAGCACTGCTCTACCAGATACTACCACAGTAACTATACTGCAGTAATACTGCATCAAATACTACCACAGTACATATACTGCAGTAATGCTGCATCAGATATCACTACAATAACTATACTACAGTATCAGATACTACATGATTGTTCTGATGATGTCAGTTTTGTCTGTTTATGACAGTTCAGTCGCTGAGCAGCTGAAACGAGGTGAGACGGTTCAGGCTGAAGCTTTCGACTCTGTGACCATTTACTTCAGCGACATTGTCGGCTTCACCGCGCTGTCTGCTGAGAGCACGCCGCTGCAGGTCAGTAGAACCCATAGAGCTCAGCAGAACTCAGCAGAACTCAGCAGAACTCAGAAGACTCCATCTAGTAACGAAACGTTCGAACTCTGtgaatctgcagcaggaggtttaaatgttgtttttctacctGCAGGTGGTCACTTTTTTGAATGACCTCTACACCTGCTTTGACGCCATCATCGACAACTTCGATGTTTACAAGGTAGAACCACTTTCACCGCTTCAGTCTGTGCTAAGctatgttagcatgttagcctTTGTCACGTAAGGAACCTCCGCTCTCAGGTTCTTCCTGGTTAAAATCTGAGCTACATGTTGGCTGCTGGTGTTCGATCTACGTCATTGGGACATTAAAATCTGAGTGAGAAGCAAATCCAAAACATTTGTGAACACTGCCCCCAGGTGGAGACTATTGGCGATGCCTACATGGTGGTGTCTGGTCTGCCGGTGAGGAACGGTAAATTCCACGCTCGGGAGGTGGCCCGGATGTCTCTCGCCCTTCTGGACGCTGTGAAGAGCTTCAGGACCCGACATCGAGCGaatcagcagctgctgctccgcATCGGCATAcacagcggtgtgtgtgtgtgtgtgcgagtgcgagtgagtgtgtgtgtgtcatgggaTTTATTAAATACACTACatgatttttgttgttgtgtgaatTCAGGTCCAGTTTGTGCCGGTGTGGTCGGGCTGAAGATGCCCAGGTACTGTCTGTTTGGAGACACGGTCAACACAACGTCACGCATGGAGTCCAACGGAGagggtaaaacacacacacacacacacacacacacacacacacacacacacacacacacacaaccctagCCATCCAAACTAAATACCTAACCATAATGctaagtcttaaccctcaaacagtaGGTTGTAGGCTGAGAATGTTCCTCACAAAGACATATGCACAAGTACAACCAGGTTCACTGACATGATGTCTGTTGTCTGCAGCTCTGAAGATTCATGTGTCAGAAGCGACTCGTCAGGTTCTGCAGGAATTCAGCTGCTTCACATTAGAGCTCAGAGGAGAAATCCAGGTGAAGGGGAAAGGTCCAATGAGGACGTACTGGCTGCTGGGAGAGGAAGACAACTGACACAGGAAGACAACTGACAGAGGAAGACAACTGACAGAGGATGGCAACCGGCAGAGGACAACATCTGACAGAGGACGAAAACTGACAGAGGCTGACAACTGACAGAGGACGACAACTGACAGAGGACGGCAACTGACAGAGGACGGCAACTGACAGAGGACGATACTGACAGACGGAGGAGATGTGGATAGAAACAACTAGCTGGTGTtggcccctccctcctcctctccgatTGGACAGTTACCTCTGATGTcattgaaacaaacagacagaagaatGTTCCGtgttaataaatcaaatgttgtgtaaatacaaaatgaactgtattatgtttgtgtcatttttgttGAAACTGTAAACTCCGGGATAAAAGTTCCAAATCAGCTCTTTTTTATGTTCTGCtgattattgtttaaaaaaattccagaaaacatggaggatataaaaagtcataatttacGATAAAGTGGTTCATGATAATCTTCAGAGATCcaatcatctgtgtttgttctgtcgTTTCAAACTATGAAGTTTCATCAGAGACACTTGGATTGAAACATGCAGGTTGTGTTCTACTCTCATTTCAAATCACTGGACAGGAAACTTTAGTGTTTTTAACCATAAAGTCACGACCGCGTCACATTTGACAGAAGATATTTCACTggttgtctttgattttaatgttgtagTATTTTAAGCTGCAGatgatcaataaagtttatttaaatcataatcacatgtaatatttgtgtatttattttggtGATTATTCTGTGTTATTGATGTTTACGTGTTACTGATAAAGGCACAGCAGccctgggattggctccagatCTCTgatcctgtgattggtccaccGTCCCATCAGTCAGAGCTGGCGGTGATGTGATTGGCGGACCGCGTGTGGTCCCGGTGCGGATGTCCGTTATGTGTCTGCGGTGGTCGGAGCCTCAGAGCGGGACTGAGAGTCACCGCTGCCCCGACACAAGTTTACAACACACGGTCACCGAGCCGAGCGTGACGCCCTGACCACCGCAGCTCACTCCCCGGTACACCGACACGCACACAACCCGCTCCACCGGGACTCAGCCCTTCTCAGCTCCGCGGGGCCCGGCGAGGCGCGGCGGGAGCAGATGGAGCCTGCACCGGCGAAGGCGAAGCCGCAGGGCCGGCTACTGGTGTCCACCCTGCTGGACACCAAGGATGAGCTGGAAGAGGTAGGCTAACCCGGGCCAACGGCTCCTAGAGCAGATATAACCCGGGATAACTCCGGTGGACACGAGCAGTTTgagtttagtttaaaacaaagacatggaACCTCTGGATCACCCAGGCTAGGCTAGTTAGCACGGCTAGCAGGGGGCTAGCAGCGTTAGCATGGCACAGCCGCCCGGAAACGTGTGTGAACACGCTGTAGCCGGTGTGAACCCGCGGTGTGAGGCCGCTGAGGTGCGTCCGGTGTGAGCGAGCCCCGGGGGACGCGGTTTAACGGCACTCCTTACCGATTGTTAGCATAGCATGCTAACCCTACGTAAACATATGGATAGAAAGTGACAGGTGCGCATGCGCCATGGGGCTGTTTGGTTTCTGTCAAAAGGACTGagatgcacgcacacgcacgcacgcacacctgaGTGACGTGTTCATGTGGCTTGTACTGTCAGATCAGCTTCTtaactctgtttgtgtgtgtgtctgttggtgtgtgtgtctatgtttttgtcggtgtgtgtgtgtgtgtgtgtgtgtctgtcgctgtatgtgtctatgtttgtgtgtatgtgtctgtttgtgtctgtctgtgtttctgtcgctgtgtgtgtgtgtgtgtgtgtgtctatgtttgtgttattgtgtgtgtgtgtgtgcacagaaatCCGAGCGGTGTGCTGGGATCGTCCAGTCATTGACCAATGGGCTGTCTGAGAGAGAAGCCAACGACGCGCTCACTGCTAATGTAAGAAAAAACCAACTGTccaatcaccatggcaaccaccaGCATCACAGTGCCAAAGTGCCTGAACTTCCTGTTTACCTGTTCCTCAGGTGTGTAAAGGTCAGCAGCAGCACGAGGAGGTGTGTCTGGGTCTGTTTACTCTGGTCCTCACGGAACCGACCCAGGCTCAGAGGGTGAGACGCCACCGCATCATTATTAATGTGTGACATCACCATGACATCATTCtgacatcactgtgtgtgtgtgtgtgtgtgggcagtgtTACAGAGACCTGACGCTGGTCAACAGAGATGGGATGAACGTGATCCTTGTGAAGATCAACCAGATCCTGATGGAGAAGTTCCTCAAACTACAGGACGTCCCGAGAACTCAGGTGAACAACCTGCACaactcatcactgttgctatggttacgcctggtGGCGTTTTCCAGCCTCTAAATCAGATacttgtgtaaactggtcttgttttactttgaaaactctgcggttgtgtttcagtctaaacagaaactgagacttttgtaAACGGAAGaaggttattttatttattaaatgataATATATTAGTCTGGATGTggccactgtgacctctgacctcaatGAATCGTCTGTAAACGGAGAAACTGATGAAGTTGTGTGTACAGCTGGTGTGGCTGGTCCGAGAGCTGGTGAAGAGCAGCGTGATTGGAGCAGACGGCGTCGTCATGACGCTGCTGAAACAGATCGCAGGTCAGAAACTGTCACACAGTTCACTCCTCTTATGTGAAACATCAGCtgagtttttattgtttgattttcaggtggAGATATCTCCACTAAGAACCTGTGGTTGGCCGAGAACGTCCTGGAGATCCTGCTGGAGCAGAAGTACGTTTCACTCAGTTTGTTTATCACCCATCTGTCTTATCTGACCACCAGGAAGTATAAACCCTGATTTATTTCAATGTAAAAGCTGCTGTGAAGCGACTGGAGGACTTTTACAGTGAAGCAGCTgaatctgttttctctgtgtagGGAGTGGGTACTGAAGAGTGGGATGCTGATAGCCATGTCAGTCTACACCTACCTCCGCCTGATCGTCGACCATGGGGCCTCCAACCTGCTGACACTCCGCCAGAAAGAGGTGGACTTCTGCATCAGCATGCTGAGGGAGAAGGTAAGGAAGGACAGAAGTAAAACGTgagtgaggaaaaagaaaagaagtacTGTAGGGATGGAAGTAAcgaaggaaagaaaatgtgaagaagGTGGGATGAAAGTAAGGAAGCAAGAAGTAGAAGGAAGTAAGAACGACATAAGGAAGAAGTAAGTAACAAAGTAAGGTTACCCTGACAaccctgtctgtgtttgtagtTCATGGAGTGTCTGATCATCGGCAGAGATCTGGTTCGTTTGCTGCAGAATGTTGCTCGGATCCCAGAGATAGATCTGCTTTGGAGAGACCTGCTGCACAACCCACAAGTCCTCAGTGCTCAGTTCACCGGTaaactacactacccacaatcctaAGTCCTCAGTAAACTAGCTTTCACAAACCTCAGatcctggagctgctgtgtgtgtgtgtgtgtgtgtgtgtttcaggagtCCTCCAGCTGCTGACCGCTCGGACCTCTAGAAAGTTTCTGGCGTGTCGACTCACACCGGACATGGAGACCAAGCTGCTGTTCATGACCTCCAGGgtaaagagacacacacacataagccattttcagacatggactccaGGTAAAATCCAGATAATTGtctccagagtttttctttccccctgaACCACACAGCAGGATTAATCAGCCGTTTTAATCACGTGACGAGCTGTTTGATTGGACACTGAATGCTGGATGTCTTCACCCGTGTGTTCAGGTGCGTTTCGGGCAGCAGAAGCGGTATCAGGACTGGTTCCAGAGACAGTACCTGTCCACAGCCGAGAGCCAATCACTGCGCTGCGATCTGATTCGCTACATCTGTGGAGTGGTCCATCCGTCCAATGAGGTGCTGAGCTCTGACATCCTACCTCGCTGGGCTATCATCGGCTGGCTGCTCACCACCTGCACGGTAAGGGGGCGGGGCCTCCGTCTGTCCATCTGAAGGTTGTTATCAATAAATATCAACAAGtgttgattaaaaaatgtttttgtcttcagTCAAACGTAGCTGCCTCCAACGCCAAGCTGGCGCTCTTCTATGATTGGCTCTTCTTCAATCCAGAGAAAGACAGCATCATGAACataggtgacacacacacacatcaatgaAAGGGAAACTGGTACTAAGCTTGTTATTGGTCAGTTGCagttgtttctgttcattttcttttttttacctcagtttcttctcttgtttttctatCCTTTTATTCTTATAGATTCTATGTCTCATTTTATTGTGTCTTATCTTTGTATTTCATCTGATTGCTTTGATTTGTGAAGTACTTTGGAGCCATGTTTTGATAAGTGTTATACAAGTATTATTATAAGAGGCTGAATAAAATGGATTGGATTCAAttataaatctaaatgtttgttCAGTTAGCATGCAGACTGTTgtattgatgttgttgttgtgttgctctgggTCAGAACCAGCCATCCTGGTGATGCATCACTCCATGAAGCCTCATCCTGCCATCACCGCCACACTGCTGGACTTCATGTGcagggtaacacacacacacacacacacactgacacacacatgctgttttcagacatgaactgaatttctgtcatgttcctgacgtgttcctcacatgttcctcacatgttcctcacatgttcctcacatgttctgaaggttctgtctgtgagaacaaatgtcagtgtctctggacatgttctggatcttctcctgcagcctcctggtaaaatgtgtgtaacatgtcctcgtgagtccatgtgaggaaacagcaggacaatgtgtggaagcttcccagagagcgagtggacgtgttgatgaggtttctaacacgtgacgaccatccctctatcctttctttctctccctgtttccttCCTCAGATCATCCCTCACTTCTTTCCTCCGTTGGAGTCTCAGGTCCGTCAGGGTGTCTTCAACTCGCTCACCTTCATCATGGAGAAGAGAGTGCTGGCGTAAGAAACAAAGAactgtgtttcactttcttttaatgGTGCAGAACATATAGATTATTGATATTGATCTTTTGTCTCTCAGTCACCTCGCTCCACTGTTTGATAATCCAAAATTGGACCGAGAACTTCGATCGATGCTAAGAGAGAGATTCCCTGAGTTCTGCAGCTCGCCCTCACCCCCAACtgaaggtaacacacacacacacacacacacacacacacacacacacacacacacacacacacacacacacacacacacacacacacacagtgttgctGTATTAACAAAACTTTTGTGTCCTGCAGTAAAAATGGAAGAGGCAGTTTCTTTAGAGATGGACAACCACGTGTTGGACAAGGAAGAGGGTTGCTATGACAACACTGAGGCTGCCTTCAGTGACGACGAGGAGGAAGTCAACAACAAAGGTGACGAGATGGGGATAAACCAGATTAAAATGGTTATTCCAGTTGAGACCAGAATG encodes:
- the ints3 gene encoding integrator complex subunit 3 isoform X1 → MEPAPAKAKPQGRLLVSTLLDTKDELEEKSERCAGIVQSLTNGLSEREANDALTANVCKGQQQHEEVCLGLFTLVLTEPTQAQRCYRDLTLVNRDGMNVILVKINQILMEKFLKLQDVPRTQLVWLVRELVKSSVIGADGVVMTLLKQIAGGDISTKNLWLAENVLEILLEQKEWVLKSGMLIAMSVYTYLRLIVDHGASNLLTLRQKEVDFCISMLREKFMECLIIGRDLVRLLQNVARIPEIDLLWRDLLHNPQVLSAQFTGVLQLLTARTSRKFLACRLTPDMETKLLFMTSRVRFGQQKRYQDWFQRQYLSTAESQSLRCDLIRYICGVVHPSNEVLSSDILPRWAIIGWLLTTCTSNVAASNAKLALFYDWLFFNPEKDSIMNIEPAILVMHHSMKPHPAITATLLDFMCRIIPHFFPPLESQVRQGVFNSLTFIMEKRVLAHLAPLFDNPKLDRELRSMLRERFPEFCSSPSPPTEVKMEEAVSLEMDNHVLDKEEGCYDNTEAAFSDDEEEVNNKGKKREFRFHPIKEAVMEEPADITPWLDQLDDTMKEKVLQLQKSSDTETQCEVMQEIVDLILEEDFDTEQMSALASCLAELFKDHFRGDVLPEEITEESLEESVCKPVCLIFRNLVTMQEDNSGFSVLLDMLAELYQKQPKIGYHLLYYLKASKAANGKMMLYESFAQATALGDLHTCLMMDMKACQEDDIRLLCYLTPSIYSEFPDETLRSGELLNMIVAVIDSTQLQELMCHVMMGNLVMFRKDSVLNILIQSLDWETFEQYSTWQLFLAHSIPLETIIPILQHVKYKEHPEALSCLLLQLRREKPSEEMVKMVLSRPCHPEDQFTTSILRHWASKYDDTLGEHIKAQLIKNNNQPRKRQSLRSSSSKLAQLTLEQILEHMDNLRLSLSNTKNNFFTQTPILQALQHVQASCDEAHKMRFSDLFALAEEYEDSQSKPPKSRRKAPASSPRSRKGAAPPTNEEESASSSASEEEDSKPKAPKRKRKGSSAVGSDSD
- the ints3 gene encoding integrator complex subunit 3 isoform X2 — encoded protein: MEPAPAKAKPQGRLLVSTLLDTKDELEEKSERCAGIVQSLTNGLSEREANDALTANVCKGQQQHEEVCLGLFTLVLTEPTQAQRCYRDLTLVNRDGMNVILVKINQILMEKFLKLQDVPRTQLVWLVRELVKSSVIGADGVVMTLLKQIAGGDISTKNLWLAENVLEILLEQKEWVLKSGMLIAMSVYTYLRLIVDHGASNLLTLRQKEVDFCISMLREKFMECLIIGRDLVRLLQNVARIPEIDLLWRDLLHNPQVLSAQFTGVLQLLTARTSRKFLACRLTPDMETKLLFMTSRVRFGQQKRYQDWFQRQYLSTAESQSLRCDLIRYICGVVHPSNEVLSSDILPRWAIIGWLLTTCTSNVAASNAKLALFYDWLFFNPEKDSIMNIEPAILVMHHSMKPHPAITATLLDFMCRIIPHFFPPLESQVRQGVFNSLTFIMEKRVLAHLAPLFDNPKLDRELRSMLRERFPEFCSSPSPPTEVKMEEAVSLEMDNHVLDKEEGCYDNTEAAFSDDEEEVNNKGKKREFRFHPIKEAVMEEPADITPWLDQLDDTMKEKVLQLQKSSDTETQCEVMQEIVDLILEEDFDTEQMSALASCLAELFKDHFRGDVLPEEITEESLEESVCKPVCLIFRNLVTMQEDNSGFSVLLDMLAELYQKQPKIGYHLLYYLKASKAANGKMMLYESFAQATALGDLHTCLMMDMKACQEDDIRLLCYLTPSIYSEFPDETLRSGELLNMIVAVIDSTQLQELMCHVMMGNLVMFRKDSVLNILIQSLDWETFEQYSTWQLFLAHSIPLETIIPILQHVKYKEHPEALSCLLLQLRREKPSEEMVKMVLSRPCHPEDQFTTSILRHWASKYDDTLGEHIKAQLIKNNNQPRKRQSLRSSSSKLAQLTLEQILEHMDNLRLSLSNTKNNFFTQTPILQALQHVQASCDEAHKMRFSDLFALAEEYEDSQSKPPKSRRKAPASSPRSRKGAAPPTNEEESASSSASVRTDHVSGSIPARRPVTIIHCR